A single Oryza brachyantha chromosome 8, ObraRS2, whole genome shotgun sequence DNA region contains:
- the LOC102700452 gene encoding protein GLUTAMINE DUMPER 2-like has translation MRPGAGFNETAAAKAAVVAPVAAAGAAHSAWHSPVPYLFGGLAAMLGLIAFALLILACSYWKLSGYLEGGAGRGDDDGASADGAKPAASELPPPIWEEKILVIMAGDVKPTYLATPMSSRASSFGDRSNNGEDDEKKKVQEVAMGSLKDTENGEHSESQRDRDEHHIPEV, from the coding sequence ATGAGGCCAGGAGCAGGGTTCaacgagacggcggcggccaaggCGGCCGTGGTGGCCCCcgtggccgcggccggcgcggcgcatTCCGCGTGGCACTCCCCGGTGCCGTACCTCTTCGGCGGCCTGGCCGCCATGCTCGGGCTCATAGCGTTCGCGCTCCTCATCCTCGCCTGCTCGTACTGGAAGCTGTCCGGCTACctggagggcggcgccggccgcggcgacgacgacggtgcgtCCGCCGACGGCGCGAAGCCCGCGGCCTcggagctgccgccgccgataTGGGAGGAGAAGATACTGGTGATCATGGCCGGGGACGTGAAGCCGACGTACCTGGCCACACCCATGTCGAGCAGAGCCTCCTCCTTCGGCGACAGGAGCAACAACGGAGAGGACGacgagaagaagaaggtgcAGGAGGTCGCCATGGGTAGCCTCAAAGATACCGAGAATGGTGAGCACAGTGAGAGCCAGAGAGACAGAGATGAGCACCACATCCCAGAGGTGTGA